Proteins encoded by one window of Haematobia irritans isolate KBUSLIRL chromosome 2, ASM5000362v1, whole genome shotgun sequence:
- the Cdc23 gene encoding cell division cycle protein 23: MEDEYFNVPLQDVKRELRRGIVECQKRGLLHSAKWLAEMNHGLADIEIEDNDGRCDFKDVVLEGITPDEYDKYYLAKSYFDVREYDRAAYLVRHCESPVPRFLHYYATYMGLEKRRLDSTTDQSNLNDSGHVKDLAELLSTLRSAYSRGRLDGYGMYLYGVVLKALNLNQPAQQVLLQSIRLAPMLWGSYVELAPLITEKEKLQSMHFGGHWMKHFFIAHTYIEMYLNDEGLKAYEELQAAGFRKCVYVTSQMALAYHNKRDVDKAIEIFQDLQRDDPYRLDNMDTYSNLLFVKELKTEMAQLAHKAVGINKYRPETCCVIGNYYSIRCDHQMAIMYFQRALKLNPKYLAAWTLMGHEFMELKNTNAAIQSYRKAVEVNKRDYRAWYGLGQAYEILKMHYYSLYYFKIAHQLRPYDSRMLVALGETYEKLEKSENAIKCYSKACDVGDIEGIAMYKKANLYEKLGDFDLAVSCYILYCDDEPAAADKQSLYHGYMTLANYYESKGEYDKASYYAYKCLESDDRKSEAKSLLKTIENKRSGKVISLGNLPSSSTATVANADTSSDDDMEMELSDYKLSPNAPFLLGDRGSAVGASTSSLKSSVNTTANDMMMAASSTTKSPMETLHSMGSQKLSSSVTTDEMSLSESDITTNTSLPATNTTSNPSIPRRTSSSGGTQPAIAIPNIGEQDEDTQSMEMSSISID, translated from the exons ATGGAGGATGAATATTTCAATGTGCCTTTGCAGGATGTAAAACGTGAGCTGAGGCGTGGCATTGTCGAGTGCCAGAAACGTGGATTACTGCACAGTGCAAAGTGGTTGGCTGAGATGAACCATGGGCTGGCGGATATTGAGATTGAGGACAACGACGGTCGATGTGATTTTAAAGATGTGGTCCTAGAAGGTATAACACCGGATGAATATGACAAATACTATTTGGCCAAAAGTTATTTCGATGTACGAGAATACGATAGAGCTGCTTACTTAGTGAGACATTGCGAATCGCCTGTTCCAAGATTTTTGCATTACTATGCCACCTATATGGGCTTGGAAAAACGACGACTGGATTCGACAACAGATCAATCGAATTTAAACGATTCCGGTCATGTTAAGGATTTAGCAGAACTTTTGTCCACTCTCAGATCGGCCTATTCAAGGGGACGTTTAGATGGTTATGGAATGTATTTGTATGGTGTGGTATTGAAAGCATTAAATCTTAATCAACCGGCACAACAAGTACTCCTACAATCAATACGTTTGGCGCCAATGCTATGGGGTTCATATGTGGAATTGGCCCCGCTCATTACGGAAAAGGAGAAGTTGCAATCAATGCATTTTGGTGGACATTggatgaaacatttttttattgcccATACCTATATTGAGATGTATTTGAATGACGAAGGATTGAAGGCCTATGAAGAGCTGCAGGCAGCGGGTTTTAGGAAGTGTGTTTATGTGACATCACAGATGGCATTAGCATACCATAACAAAAGAG ACGTTGATAAAGCCATAGAAATCTTTCAAGATCTACAACGGGACGATCCATATCGTTTAGACAATATGGACActtattcaaatttattattcGTAAAGGAATTAAAAACGGAAATGGCTCAATTAGCCCATAAAGCAGTGGGCATTAACAAATATCGTCCTGAGACTTGTTGTGTTATAG GTAATTATTACAGCATACGATGTGATCATCAAATGGCTATAATGTATTTTCAAAGAGCTTTAAAACTTAATCCAAAATATTTGGCCGCATGGACATTGATGGGTCATGAATTTATGGAATTGAAGAACACAAATGCCGCAATACAAAGTTATCGTAAGGCTGTGG agGTTAATAAACGTGACTATCGTGCCTGGTATGGTCTAGGACAAGCCTATGAAATTCTAAAAATGCACTACTATAGTTTGTACTATTTCAAAATTGCCCATCAACTGAGGCCTTATGATAGCCGTATGCTCGTGGCTTTGGGTGAAACTTACgagaaattggaaaaaagtgaaaatgccATTAAATGCTATAGCAAGGCTTGCGATGTGGGTGACATAGAGGGCATTGCTATGTATAAAAAGGCCAACCTTTATGAAAAACTGGGTGATTTCGATTTGGCTGTAAGTTGTTACATTTTGTATTGCGATGATGAACCAGCGGCCGCCGACAAGCAAAGTCTCTATCATGGTTATATGACATTGGCCAATTACTATGAGAGTAAAGGAGAATACGATAAGGCATCATATTATGCCTACAAATGTCTGGAATCAGATGAT AGAAAATCCGAAGCAAAATCCTTGCTAAAAACTATAGAAAACAAACGCAGTGGAAAAGTTATTAGTTTGGGCAATTTGCCTTCAAGCTCTACCGCTACAGTGGCAAATGCCGACACATCTTCCGATGATGATATGGAAATGGAATTAAGTGACTATAAATTATCACCGAATGCTCCGTTCCTGTTAGGTGACCGCGGTAGTGCTGTGGGCGCGAGTACCAGTAGTTTAAAATCAAGTGTAAATACAACAGCCAATGATATGATGATGGCGGCCTCAAGTACGACTAAATCTCCTATGGAAACCCTACATTCGATGGGATCACAAAAACTATCCTCTTCCGTGACAACCGATGAAATGTCCCTAAGTGAAAGTGATATTACCACAAATACTTCATTACCTGCCACAAACACCACATCTAATCCATCTATACCACGACGTACCTCTAGTTCTGGTGGGACACAACCGGCAATAGCAATACCAAATATTGGTGAACAAGATGAGGATACACAATCAatggaaatgtcttcaatatcAATAGACTGA